The following proteins are co-located in the Clostridiales bacterium genome:
- a CDS encoding cysteine synthase family protein produces MQTYYNGICELIGNTPLLKLNHLAVPDGVNLFAKLEYYNPGGSVKDRIGLSMIEDAERKGFLQKGSTIIEATAGNTGLGIAVAAINKGYRIIFVVPEKFSAEKQILMKALGAEIINTSREEGMLGAMNKARELREEIPGAIELAQFVNPANPRIHYEATGAEIFAALDGNIDYLVAGAGSGGTFTGVVRYLKERIPSVKGILVDPEGSTMGGGDAHCYNIEGIGNDFIPETMDMSLVDDVIKVTDIEAFDTVKLLAAKEGLITGSSSGAAAAAALRLASYASRANIVTILPDRGDRYFSKNIFG; encoded by the coding sequence ATGCAAACCTATTATAATGGTATTTGTGAATTGATTGGAAATACGCCATTACTGAAGCTGAACCATCTTGCGGTTCCCGATGGAGTGAATCTGTTTGCAAAACTGGAATATTACAACCCAGGCGGCAGCGTAAAAGACAGAATTGGTCTGTCCATGATTGAGGACGCAGAACGAAAGGGTTTCCTGCAGAAAGGCTCTACCATCATCGAAGCCACCGCCGGAAATACGGGACTAGGAATTGCTGTTGCAGCCATTAACAAGGGCTACCGAATTATTTTTGTGGTACCGGAAAAGTTCTCCGCGGAAAAACAGATTCTAATGAAAGCTCTGGGGGCTGAGATTATCAATACATCCAGAGAAGAGGGAATGCTGGGAGCCATGAACAAAGCCCGTGAGCTCAGAGAAGAAATCCCCGGAGCCATTGAGCTTGCACAGTTTGTCAATCCAGCAAATCCCAGGATTCATTACGAAGCCACCGGAGCGGAAATTTTCGCGGCTTTAGACGGAAACATTGATTATCTTGTAGCCGGGGCAGGAAGCGGAGGTACCTTTACAGGGGTGGTACGGTATCTAAAGGAACGAATCCCCAGCGTAAAGGGAATTCTAGTTGATCCTGAGGGCTCTACTATGGGCGGCGGCGATGCACACTGCTATAATATTGAAGGAATCGGCAATGACTTCATCCCCGAAACCATGGATATGAGCCTTGTGGACGATGTAATTAAGGTGACTGACATAGAAGCTTTCGATACAGTAAAGCTACTTGCCGCCAAGGAAGGACTGATTACAGGATCTTCCTCTGGAGCTGCCGCTGCTGCTGCACTCCGTCTGGCAAGTTATGCTTCAAGAGCCAATATTGTGACCATTCTTCCTGACCGGGGAGACCGGTATTTCAGTAAAAATATATTCGGTTGA
- a CDS encoding amidohydrolase family protein, whose amino-acid sequence MFDIIIKSGSYPNYQAQEMIKADIGIKDGKIAKIGCISESAETVIDAAGKIVAPGFIDIHMHEEDFAREGEKYIISEMMLRMGVTTCLGGNCGVQYQNLKAFKETISGLGGAPVNYLMLVGYNSHRSKAGINKYEKADEEQQKLLLMQMRKELEEGAFGFSFGIEYDPGMDTEEIMNILGNIDDSNLFVSAHYRWDSVRAIDSITEMIQIADQSNMKFQISHLSSCAAMGQMKSVLDLLNQEIMRNPKINYDTYPYHAFSTHIGSAVFDEGCFENWGKSYDKILITDGKYKNQFCNKERFEEIRKETPQMLVVAFVMNEDEIAEAIANPHGMIASDGIINNGNGHPRAAGAFPRVLGKYVREDKVISLMDALRKMTIEPAKRLDLQSKGQIIEGGDADITIFDPDTIQDGADFTELKPPVGIDYVIVNGKIAVDHNHIVNGKAGRFISYQSFF is encoded by the coding sequence ATGTTTGACATTATCATCAAAAGCGGGAGCTATCCTAATTATCAAGCACAAGAAATGATAAAAGCTGACATTGGAATCAAGGACGGGAAAATTGCGAAAATCGGATGCATATCAGAATCAGCAGAAACTGTAATTGATGCAGCAGGAAAGATTGTTGCACCGGGATTTATTGATATCCATATGCATGAGGAAGATTTCGCACGGGAAGGCGAGAAATACATAATTTCTGAAATGATGCTGAGAATGGGTGTCACCACATGTCTGGGAGGCAATTGTGGTGTGCAATATCAGAATTTGAAGGCATTCAAAGAGACCATCAGCGGTTTGGGCGGTGCTCCGGTGAATTATCTGATGCTGGTGGGTTACAACTCTCACCGAAGCAAGGCAGGTATTAATAAATATGAAAAGGCTGATGAAGAGCAGCAGAAGCTGCTTCTTATGCAAATGAGGAAAGAATTAGAGGAAGGGGCCTTTGGCTTCTCTTTCGGAATCGAATACGACCCGGGTATGGACACCGAAGAAATTATGAACATTTTAGGAAATATTGATGACAGTAATTTATTTGTTTCAGCTCACTACAGATGGGATTCGGTTCGGGCGATAGATTCCATAACAGAGATGATTCAAATTGCTGATCAATCAAATATGAAATTTCAGATTTCGCATTTGAGCAGCTGCGCAGCCATGGGACAAATGAAATCTGTGCTGGATCTGCTCAATCAAGAGATAATGAGAAATCCTAAAATTAACTATGATACTTACCCTTACCATGCATTCTCAACCCATATCGGGTCAGCTGTATTTGATGAAGGCTGCTTTGAAAACTGGGGTAAATCCTATGACAAGATTCTAATCACCGATGGCAAATATAAAAATCAATTTTGTAATAAAGAACGATTTGAAGAAATTAGAAAAGAGACCCCCCAAATGCTGGTCGTGGCCTTTGTGATGAACGAGGATGAAATCGCTGAAGCAATCGCAAACCCCCATGGAATGATTGCCAGCGATGGGATTATCAATAATGGCAATGGGCATCCGCGTGCCGCAGGCGCTTTTCCCAGAGTCTTGGGGAAATATGTAAGAGAAGACAAGGTAATTTCCTTAATGGATGCATTAAGAAAGATGACGATTGAGCCTGCAAAACGGCTGGATTTACAATCTAAGGGTCAGATCATCGAGGGCGGGGATGCAGATATAACCATTTTTGATCCTGATACCATTCAGGACGGAGCAGATTTTACTGAGTTAAAACCTCCTGTCGGCATCGATTATGTCATCGTAAATGGGAAAATAGCGGTGGATCACAATCATATTGTCAATGGTAAAGCAGGCAGATTTATATCATATCAATCATTTTTTTAG
- a CDS encoding amino acid ABC transporter ATP-binding protein, which translates to MLQIRNLKKRYEDLQVINGIDVDIESNKTTVIIGPSGSGKTTLLRSLNLLTIPDSGDISLNDTTLRFGEKRPLQKKQMIEFRKKTGMVFQSFNLFSHRTVIENIIEGPVTVLKKKKAEAIQEGMVLLEKVGLAEKANQYPSQLSGGQQQRVAIARALAMKPEVLLFDEPTSALDPELEIEVLEIIKTLVKEHYTIVIVTHKMGFAKEIADHVIFLENGNILEQGSFSSLYQSGNERINKFLTSLQ; encoded by the coding sequence ATGTTACAAATAAGAAATTTAAAAAAGAGATACGAAGATCTGCAAGTAATCAATGGAATCGATGTTGACATTGAATCAAACAAGACAACTGTAATTATCGGACCTTCAGGATCGGGAAAGACAACACTCTTGCGGTCCCTAAACCTGCTGACCATACCGGACAGCGGTGATATCAGCCTGAATGATACGACATTACGTTTCGGAGAAAAACGACCGCTTCAGAAAAAGCAGATGATCGAATTTAGAAAGAAAACCGGTATGGTGTTTCAGAGCTTCAACCTTTTCTCCCATCGGACGGTAATTGAAAATATTATTGAAGGACCGGTGACGGTATTGAAAAAGAAAAAGGCAGAAGCAATCCAAGAAGGAATGGTGCTTCTGGAAAAGGTAGGCCTTGCGGAAAAAGCCAATCAGTATCCGAGTCAGCTGTCCGGCGGTCAGCAGCAGAGAGTAGCAATTGCTCGGGCGCTGGCGATGAAACCAGAGGTTCTTCTCTTTGATGAGCCCACAAGTGCACTGGACCCCGAATTGGAAATCGAAGTTCTTGAGATTATCAAAACTCTTGTAAAGGAGCATTATACCATCGTAATTGTGACACACAAGATGGGCTTTGCCAAAGAAATCGCTGATCACGTGATCTTTCTAGAAAACGGAAACATTCTCGAGCAAGGAAGCTTTTCGTCACTCTACCAATCTGGAAATGAGCGCATCAATAAATTCTTGACCTCTTTGCAATGA
- a CDS encoding hydrogenase, with the protein MSSVIEQQRFTCAIGAMQTVVAIPRAVPILHSGPGCGTMVAGFFERSTGYAGGSTAPCTNFSESEVVFGGEDRLRKIVANTYKVLDTDLQVVLTGCTSDIVGDDIANVTNDYAEQGKPIVHVETGGFKSSNYISHSNVIIAIIDQYTKRYGDLNKEKNPRLVNVFASIPYQDPFWKGNLFELKRILEGIGLEVNILFGPHSNGLTEWKAIPQAGFNILVSPWYGKAVVEHLKEEFDQPFYQFPYLPIGGNETNRFLEGVIQFAGEQGAELDLIKAKSFIKRENQAFYEEIDNLATFLLEFRYGLPNFVHVIHDAGYVLGINRFLLHEVGIVPKDQYIVDKVPEEYQDQIRRLLKATSDKKEISLTFSPDAGLAQNDIRTKHYKGRGLIIGSGWDKELAREKEYDFLPAAAPSPYRLVLTTGYAGYTGGLRLIEDIYDVVLASYA; encoded by the coding sequence ATGTCGTCGGTTATTGAGCAGCAGAGATTTACCTGTGCCATCGGTGCGATGCAAACTGTGGTAGCAATTCCAAGAGCAGTGCCGATATTACACTCCGGGCCGGGATGCGGAACCATGGTTGCAGGCTTTTTCGAACGTTCCACTGGTTATGCAGGGGGAAGTACAGCGCCCTGCACCAATTTCAGCGAGTCAGAGGTGGTCTTTGGCGGAGAGGACCGATTGCGTAAGATCGTGGCGAATACCTACAAGGTTCTGGATACGGACCTTCAGGTTGTGCTGACGGGGTGCACCTCGGATATCGTCGGGGATGACATTGCAAATGTTACGAATGATTATGCAGAACAGGGTAAACCCATTGTCCATGTGGAGACAGGTGGTTTTAAGTCCAGCAACTACATTTCCCATTCCAATGTGATCATCGCTATCATCGACCAGTATACGAAACGGTATGGGGACTTGAACAAAGAAAAGAATCCAAGGCTGGTGAACGTGTTTGCCTCCATTCCTTATCAGGACCCTTTCTGGAAAGGAAACCTTTTCGAATTAAAGCGAATTCTGGAAGGCATCGGGCTGGAGGTAAATATCCTGTTTGGCCCTCACTCGAACGGGCTTACAGAATGGAAAGCAATACCTCAGGCAGGATTCAACATTCTCGTCTCCCCATGGTATGGGAAGGCGGTAGTGGAGCACCTGAAGGAGGAATTTGATCAGCCATTCTATCAGTTCCCTTATTTACCTATCGGCGGAAATGAAACAAATCGGTTTTTAGAAGGAGTGATCCAGTTTGCGGGTGAGCAGGGTGCAGAACTGGATTTGATCAAGGCCAAAAGCTTTATAAAAAGAGAAAACCAGGCATTTTACGAAGAGATTGATAATCTTGCAACCTTCCTGCTTGAGTTCCGATACGGTCTTCCCAACTTTGTCCATGTAATTCACGATGCGGGGTATGTGCTTGGAATCAATCGGTTTTTGCTCCATGAAGTAGGTATTGTACCAAAGGATCAGTATATCGTGGATAAGGTGCCGGAGGAATATCAGGATCAAATCCGCAGACTTTTGAAAGCAACCTCGGATAAAAAAGAAATTTCGTTAACGTTCAGTCCTGATGCCGGTCTGGCGCAGAACGATATCAGGACGAAACACTACAAGGGAAGAGGCTTGATCATCGGAAGCGGCTGGGATAAAGAACTGGCAAGAGAAAAGGAATATGATTTTCTACCTGCGGCAGCGCCCAGCCCTTACCGGCTTGTGCTCACAACCGGTTACGCTGGATATACAGGGGGACTTCGCCTCATCGAAGACATCTACGATGTGGTTCTGGCCAGCTACGCATAA
- a CDS encoding amino acid ABC transporter permease: protein MFDERVINILQESFVKILIPGITYTIPLTLVSFAIGLFIAILVALVQVSHLRVLNPIVKFYVWVIRGTPLLVQLFIIFYGLPSLGILLNAIVAAIIAFSLNVGAYASETLRAAILSVPAGQIEAGYSLGMNYFQVLHRIILPQAFKVSVPPLFNSFISLVKDTSLAANITVTEMFMVSQRIAAKTYEPLALYCEVAVIYLIFCTVLTNVQHRAEKWLKLEQG from the coding sequence ATGTTTGACGAGAGGGTTATTAACATACTACAGGAATCTTTTGTTAAGATTTTAATTCCCGGGATTACTTACACCATACCGCTAACATTGGTATCCTTTGCCATCGGCCTTTTCATTGCGATTCTCGTCGCTTTGGTGCAGGTCAGTCACCTCAGAGTATTGAACCCTATCGTTAAGTTCTATGTTTGGGTCATCCGCGGTACGCCGCTTCTGGTGCAGCTGTTTATCATCTTTTACGGCCTGCCCAGTCTGGGAATTTTACTGAATGCCATTGTTGCAGCAATTATTGCCTTTTCCCTCAACGTAGGAGCATATGCATCTGAAACCTTAAGGGCGGCAATTTTATCTGTTCCAGCGGGGCAGATCGAAGCCGGATATTCTCTGGGAATGAATTATTTTCAGGTGCTTCACAGAATTATCCTGCCTCAGGCATTCAAAGTATCGGTGCCTCCTTTATTCAATTCGTTTATCAGTTTGGTGAAGGATACTTCACTTGCAGCGAACATCACCGTAACTGAGATGTTTATGGTATCTCAGCGGATTGCAGCAAAGACCTATGAACCTTTGGCGCTCTACTGTGAAGTTGCAGTGATCTATCTGATCTTCTGCACCGTGCTGACAAATGTACAGCACCGGGCAGAAAAGTGGCTGAAGCTGGAACAAGGTTGA
- the yfcC gene encoding putative basic amino acid antiporter YfcC: MQEKKKLKVPHVYVLLLSIILVCSALTYIVPAGNYDMMTIETGNGTRDVVDPATYHSVESSPVGLMGFLSSVPRGMNEAAGIIFFIFIVGGSFGVLQDTGAIEAGLGRLTRTFAGKETLLIPVIMIAFAFGGSVIGMAEETLPFIPIMVSLCIALGFDSITGTAIVLMGAGAGFAGAFMNPFTIGVAQGIAELPMFSGLQFRLVVFVVMVAIAIVFVMRYASKIKANPQLSPMYEIDRQREDNLDLDNLHEFGGKEKLILLVFVVSIALLIYGVITYGWYFNEISALFLGMAIIVGLIGKMGLNGFAESLGKGMAAVAAGALIVGFARGILVVLTDGNIIHTILYSAANLLSTLPSAVTAIGMYIFQCLLNFIIPSGSGQAAVSIPLMAPLSDMVGVTRQTAVLAYQLGDGISNIFTPTSGYFMAGLALAKIPWTKWAKWILPAIITWYLAGAVFVVVAQMIQYGPF, encoded by the coding sequence ATGCAAGAAAAGAAGAAATTGAAGGTACCACATGTGTATGTGCTGTTATTGTCAATTATCCTAGTTTGTTCGGCTCTAACTTATATTGTACCGGCCGGAAATTATGACATGATGACAATTGAGACAGGAAACGGAACAAGAGACGTAGTTGATCCGGCAACGTATCACAGCGTGGAAAGCTCCCCAGTTGGATTAATGGGTTTTCTATCGTCAGTACCAAGGGGTATGAATGAAGCTGCAGGAATTATATTTTTTATATTTATTGTTGGAGGCAGCTTCGGCGTGCTGCAGGATACCGGAGCAATCGAGGCTGGGTTGGGAAGATTAACCCGCACCTTTGCAGGAAAAGAAACACTTCTAATTCCAGTAATCATGATTGCTTTTGCCTTTGGAGGTTCTGTTATCGGCATGGCAGAAGAAACCTTGCCGTTTATCCCTATCATGGTAAGCTTATGCATTGCATTGGGATTTGACTCTATCACCGGTACGGCTATTGTGCTTATGGGAGCAGGGGCTGGTTTTGCGGGAGCCTTTATGAATCCTTTTACAATCGGCGTTGCCCAAGGAATTGCAGAGCTACCAATGTTCTCGGGTTTACAGTTTAGACTGGTCGTCTTTGTTGTAATGGTTGCCATCGCGATTGTATTTGTTATGCGCTATGCAAGCAAAATCAAAGCGAATCCACAACTAAGCCCCATGTATGAAATTGACAGACAAAGAGAAGATAATCTTGATCTTGATAATTTACATGAATTTGGCGGTAAAGAAAAGCTAATCCTCTTAGTATTTGTAGTTTCCATTGCGCTTTTAATCTACGGCGTTATTACATATGGTTGGTATTTCAATGAGATTTCCGCCTTGTTTTTGGGCATGGCCATCATTGTTGGATTGATTGGCAAAATGGGCTTGAACGGCTTTGCAGAATCACTGGGTAAGGGAATGGCGGCAGTCGCGGCAGGTGCTCTAATTGTAGGTTTTGCCAGAGGGATTCTGGTTGTATTGACAGACGGGAATATTATCCATACAATTTTATATTCTGCTGCAAACCTGCTTTCTACATTACCATCAGCAGTGACTGCAATCGGTATGTACATCTTCCAATGTCTGTTGAATTTCATTATTCCGTCGGGAAGCGGACAGGCAGCAGTCTCCATTCCGCTGATGGCACCATTGTCAGACATGGTTGGCGTAACGAGACAAACCGCGGTTTTGGCTTATCAGCTTGGAGATGGAATCTCCAACATCTTTACACCGACTTCCGGATATTTCATGGCAGGACTAGCCCTCGCAAAGATTCCATGGACAAAGTGGGCGAAGTGGATTTTGCCGGCAATTATCACGTGGTATCTGGCAGGAGCAGTATTTGTAGTAGTTGCCCAGATGATTCAATACGGGCCCTTCTAG
- a CDS encoding PLP-dependent transferase produces the protein MKTETDMRTLLIHGGIDGDDVTGAVNVPIYQTSTYEQNALGELRGGYEYSRSANPTRKALEALIADLEKGTDGFAFASGLAAITAVFHLFKSGDTIVISNNVYGGTFRLLNKVFPQFGLNFKVVDTSDLEEVKQAVSEDVKAFLIESPANPLMTITDIKAIAEIAKENGILTIVDNTFMTPYLQRPIELGADIVVHSATKYLGGHSDLIAGLAVTNNKELAERLGFTQNATGGILQPFDSFLLIRGIKTLSVRMDRHIENARYIAEFLKDHPAADQVYYPGLADSDGYEVNRRQADGPGAMISFRLNEGYDLKKFYTSLKVAKLAESLGGVESLVCHPASMTHASIPEEVREKVGITYNLVRYSPGLEAKEDLVKDLENAFKESRR, from the coding sequence ATGAAAACTGAGACTGACATGCGTACCTTACTGATCCATGGAGGAATTGACGGAGATGATGTGACGGGAGCGGTCAACGTTCCGATTTATCAGACATCAACGTATGAGCAGAATGCCTTGGGCGAGCTGAGAGGCGGCTACGAATATTCCAGAAGTGCCAATCCTACCAGAAAAGCGCTGGAGGCATTGATTGCAGATCTGGAAAAGGGAACGGATGGGTTTGCCTTTGCATCAGGACTTGCAGCAATTACGGCAGTGTTTCACCTGTTCAAAAGCGGGGATACCATCGTCATATCGAATAATGTCTACGGAGGAACCTTCCGGCTGCTGAACAAAGTATTTCCGCAGTTTGGCTTGAACTTCAAAGTCGTGGATACCTCTGATCTGGAGGAAGTAAAGCAGGCTGTCTCGGAGGATGTAAAAGCATTTTTGATTGAATCCCCGGCAAATCCTTTAATGACCATCACCGATATTAAGGCGATTGCCGAAATCGCAAAGGAAAACGGCATTCTTACCATCGTTGATAATACCTTTATGACACCTTATCTGCAAAGACCGATTGAGCTTGGAGCGGATATTGTCGTTCATAGCGCAACAAAATATCTTGGAGGGCATAGCGACTTGATTGCGGGTCTTGCCGTCACAAACAACAAAGAACTGGCCGAACGTCTTGGTTTTACACAAAACGCCACCGGAGGAATTCTGCAGCCATTTGATTCATTCCTTCTGATCAGGGGAATCAAGACCCTCTCGGTCAGAATGGACCGTCATATTGAAAACGCCAGATACATTGCGGAATTTTTGAAAGACCATCCGGCGGCTGATCAGGTATATTATCCTGGATTAGCAGATTCAGACGGCTATGAGGTCAATCGCAGGCAGGCTGACGGCCCGGGAGCTATGATTTCCTTCCGTCTGAATGAAGGTTATGATCTGAAAAAATTCTATACTTCTTTAAAAGTTGCAAAGCTTGCTGAAAGCCTTGGCGGTGTAGAATCTCTTGTTTGCCATCCGGCATCCATGACTCATGCATCCATTCCTGAGGAAGTACGAGAAAAGGTTGGCATCACATATAATCTCGTTCGCTACTCACCCGGACTGGAAGCAAAGGAAGATTTGGTCAAAGATTTAGAGAATGCTTTCAAGGAGAGCAGGAGGTAA
- a CDS encoding radical SAM protein — MRHQLKTHPCFNEEAHLKYGRIHLPVSPSCNIQCAFCRRGVNKTDQVPGCTNRVLSPEEALVILGKALELCPEIRVAGVAGPGDTLATDHAFRTFLLIKEQYPQILRCLSTNGLLLRERIEQIKEAEINSITVTVNSITPEIQNEINEFVVYHNEVFKGIEAQKLLIEAQLEGICRAASETDAVIKINTVLIPGLNDGEIGAIAKAAKEAGAVIHNIIPLIPQQRMADRPKPNCEELHAARMAAMPYLDVFHHCKHCRADAAGVMGKNHDISAQLYGEERPIQDIFSHG; from the coding sequence ATGAGACATCAATTGAAGACTCATCCCTGCTTCAATGAAGAGGCGCATCTGAAATACGGGAGAATTCATCTTCCCGTAAGCCCCAGCTGTAATATCCAGTGCGCTTTCTGCAGAAGAGGGGTCAATAAGACCGACCAGGTTCCCGGCTGCACCAATCGTGTGCTGTCACCGGAAGAGGCTCTCGTCATCCTGGGGAAAGCGCTGGAACTATGCCCGGAAATCAGGGTGGCAGGTGTTGCTGGCCCTGGAGACACCTTGGCTACTGATCATGCGTTTCGGACGTTTCTGCTGATTAAAGAGCAGTATCCTCAAATTCTTCGATGCTTGTCTACCAATGGGCTGCTTTTGCGGGAGCGGATTGAGCAAATCAAAGAAGCGGAAATCAATTCGATCACTGTGACCGTTAATTCCATTACGCCGGAAATTCAAAATGAAATCAATGAATTCGTTGTATATCACAATGAGGTTTTCAAGGGTATCGAGGCACAGAAGCTGCTCATTGAAGCGCAGCTGGAAGGAATTTGCAGAGCCGCATCAGAGACAGATGCAGTAATAAAGATCAATACGGTGCTGATTCCGGGGCTCAATGATGGAGAAATTGGCGCCATTGCCAAGGCTGCCAAAGAAGCAGGAGCGGTGATTCATAATATCATTCCTCTGATTCCCCAGCAGCGGATGGCTGACAGGCCAAAACCCAATTGTGAGGAATTGCATGCTGCAAGGATGGCGGCAATGCCTTATCTTGATGTTTTCCATCACTGCAAGCACTGCAGAGCCGATGCAGCGGGTGTGATGGGGAAAAACCATGATATCTCAGCACAGCTATATGGGGAAGAACGTCCGATTCAGGATATTTTTTCTCATGGATAA
- a CDS encoding IclR family transcriptional regulator → MYDEDGKSDKNNAIEKTLCILNSFADRPYSYSAKELSDKLGFSKPTVHRILNTLEDANYVRKNYEGKYTVGYKAYQMGMIYANNTDIYMEIRRVIEHIASATGEQVGYAVLEGTDVVSVYESQMQDTRIRYLAGAIYPVNSGCYGKVLMTFSHSDEALSEIVPKLELKQVSPGAIMDHQQLLEEYRAIRKRGYGESADEYLDGTVGLGVPVFKKDGSLAGCIALGAIKSSTLESKKEHWLEEIFKGAEELREILL, encoded by the coding sequence ATGTACGATGAGGATGGAAAATCAGATAAAAACAATGCAATTGAAAAGACTTTATGTATCCTCAATTCTTTTGCCGATAGACCATATTCCTATTCTGCGAAGGAACTGAGTGACAAATTGGGCTTTAGTAAGCCTACTGTTCACAGAATTTTAAATACCCTGGAAGACGCAAATTATGTGAGGAAAAATTACGAAGGAAAATACACAGTAGGATACAAGGCATATCAGATGGGTATGATCTATGCCAACAATACGGACATTTATATGGAAATCCGCAGAGTGATTGAACATATCGCGAGTGCTACAGGTGAGCAGGTCGGGTACGCAGTTTTGGAAGGAACCGATGTGGTAAGCGTATATGAATCTCAAATGCAGGATACCCGGATCCGATATTTGGCAGGAGCCATTTACCCGGTTAACAGCGGATGCTATGGAAAAGTTTTGATGACCTTTTCCCATTCAGATGAAGCATTGAGTGAAATTGTGCCGAAATTAGAGCTGAAACAAGTGTCCCCTGGGGCTATTATGGATCATCAGCAGCTGCTGGAAGAGTACAGAGCCATCAGAAAACGAGGGTATGGTGAAAGCGCAGACGAGTATTTAGATGGTACAGTGGGTCTAGGGGTTCCAGTTTTTAAAAAGGATGGCAGTTTAGCTGGGTGCATTGCTTTGGGTGCAATCAAATCTTCAACTTTAGAATCAAAAAAAGAGCATTGGCTGGAGGAAATTTTTAAAGGAGCAGAGGAACTACGAGAAATTCTTCTTTAA
- a CDS encoding amino acid ABC transporter substrate-binding protein: MKKLSRALIILFGLALIFSFSGCAEKASSETGGSEPQAEATLLQEIQEKGVLTVGIEGTYPPYTYHDESTDELKGYDVEIAQAIADKLGVKTEFVETKWDSIIAGLDAKRYDAIINQVSITPERQEKYDFSEPYTYTRGVLIVNEDNSSIKSFEDLNGKSSAQTATSNWAGTAESFGATIVGTDGFNQSIELVLTGRADATINDDVTFYDYKNVKSDAKVKIAAYSDDISKSAVLIRKGNEEFVKAVDDALAELSAEGKLKEISEKYFGVDVSQE, translated from the coding sequence ATGAAAAAATTAAGCAGAGCACTTATTATACTTTTCGGATTGGCACTGATATTCAGCTTTTCTGGCTGCGCTGAAAAAGCCTCAAGTGAAACAGGCGGCAGCGAACCTCAAGCAGAGGCAACATTACTTCAGGAAATTCAGGAGAAGGGCGTTCTAACGGTGGGCATAGAAGGCACCTATCCGCCTTATACGTATCACGATGAAAGCACAGATGAACTAAAAGGATACGATGTAGAAATCGCACAGGCCATCGCAGATAAACTTGGGGTCAAAACCGAATTTGTAGAGACCAAGTGGGACAGTATCATTGCGGGACTTGATGCGAAAAGGTATGATGCCATCATCAATCAGGTCAGCATCACACCGGAGCGTCAGGAAAAATACGATTTTTCAGAGCCCTATACATATACTAGGGGCGTATTGATTGTAAATGAAGATAACAGCAGCATTAAGTCCTTTGAAGATCTGAACGGAAAAAGCTCTGCTCAGACCGCTACCAGCAACTGGGCAGGAACTGCAGAATCCTTCGGTGCAACCATCGTTGGCACTGACGGCTTTAATCAGTCCATCGAGCTGGTATTAACAGGCAGAGCGGACGCTACTATTAACGACGATGTAACCTTCTATGATTATAAAAATGTTAAGAGTGATGCAAAGGTTAAAATCGCAGCTTATTCCGATGATATCAGTAAGAGCGCGGTGTTAATCAGAAAAGGCAATGAAGAATTTGTAAAAGCTGTGGATGATGCGCTGGCTGAACTGAGTGCAGAGGGTAAGCTGAAAGAGATCTCCGAAAAATATTTCGGTGTTGATGTCAGCCAGGAATAA